In Amycolatopsis jiangsuensis, the following proteins share a genomic window:
- a CDS encoding CocE/NonD family hydrolase, translating to MMRFRRRGRAGAAAVLLVLAASVLPGAASATTEGFTTKFVDVSADGGISLGAMVMEPASPGPHPVAVLVAAWGGGRTQNVIPARDLADRGYVVISYGARGFGESGGSVEVAGTDDIADVSTVIDWTLAHTAADPARIGVGGVSYGAGIGLIAAGFDPRIKAVASLSGWADLVASLTQNDTRHGLAGLVLYLSGKANGTLSPETDTMLTTFLEPAISDADSQAVIDWARPRSPIGYLDRINANHPAVLAIQTWSETVFQPGQMVDFYERLTGPKRAEFVPGDHAATESGGLLGLPSDTWNSVYRWFDAHVAGTDTSIENEPPLVTRARPGMQPPEYQSGWADVVGTPSRLYLGRGKGIDGTLQPEPAAWDSSIAANRDTVANGGVPLATYSLEALSGAPPTAFLWQVDRGSGAVWNQPPAESATEIRGALRAHLSVVPPAETGTLVAYVYDVDPAGTGSLVNYLPYSWKHATPGSNQPVDLDFSPTAYTLAAEHHLALVVDSKDPLFLDCNTGAGKLGLTSSIADPSWLEVPVRRPAENGENQ from the coding sequence ATGATGCGCTTCAGGCGGCGCGGTCGCGCCGGTGCGGCCGCCGTGCTGCTCGTGCTGGCCGCGTCCGTCCTGCCGGGTGCCGCCTCGGCGACCACCGAAGGATTCACCACGAAATTCGTCGACGTGTCCGCCGACGGCGGAATCTCGCTCGGCGCCATGGTGATGGAGCCGGCCTCGCCCGGTCCGCATCCGGTCGCCGTGCTCGTCGCCGCCTGGGGCGGTGGCCGGACCCAGAACGTCATCCCGGCCCGTGATCTGGCCGACCGCGGTTACGTGGTGATCTCCTACGGCGCCCGCGGTTTCGGCGAGTCCGGGGGCAGCGTCGAGGTGGCGGGCACCGACGACATCGCCGACGTCTCGACCGTGATCGACTGGACCCTGGCCCACACCGCCGCGGATCCGGCGCGGATCGGCGTCGGCGGGGTCTCCTACGGCGCCGGGATCGGGCTCATCGCCGCCGGTTTCGACCCGCGCATCAAAGCGGTCGCCTCGCTCAGCGGCTGGGCGGATTTGGTCGCGTCGCTGACCCAGAACGACACCCGCCACGGCCTCGCCGGGCTGGTGCTCTACCTGTCGGGCAAGGCCAACGGCACGCTCAGCCCCGAGACCGACACGATGCTGACCACGTTCCTCGAGCCGGCGATCTCCGACGCCGACTCCCAGGCGGTGATCGACTGGGCGCGTCCGCGTTCACCGATCGGCTACCTCGACCGGATCAACGCGAACCATCCGGCGGTGCTGGCGATCCAGACCTGGAGCGAGACGGTGTTCCAGCCCGGGCAGATGGTGGACTTCTACGAGCGGCTGACCGGCCCCAAACGCGCCGAGTTCGTGCCCGGCGACCACGCGGCCACCGAATCCGGAGGCCTGCTCGGCCTGCCCAGCGATACCTGGAACTCGGTGTACCGCTGGTTCGACGCCCACGTCGCCGGCACCGACACCTCGATCGAGAACGAACCGCCTCTGGTCACCCGTGCCCGCCCCGGGATGCAGCCTCCGGAGTACCAGTCCGGGTGGGCGGACGTCGTCGGCACACCGTCGCGGCTGTATCTGGGCCGGGGCAAGGGAATCGACGGCACGCTCCAACCGGAGCCCGCCGCCTGGGACAGCAGCATCGCGGCGAACCGCGACACCGTCGCCAACGGCGGTGTCCCGCTGGCCACCTACAGTCTGGAAGCGCTGAGCGGTGCTCCGCCGACCGCGTTCCTGTGGCAGGTCGACCGCGGCAGCGGCGCGGTCTGGAACCAGCCGCCGGCCGAGTCGGCGACCGAGATCCGCGGGGCACTGCGCGCGCACCTGAGCGTGGTGCCGCCGGCGGAGACGGGCACGCTCGTGGCCTACGTCTACGACGTCGACCCCGCCGGGACCGGCAGCCTGGTGAACTACCTGCCCTACAGCTGGAAGCACGCGACACCGGGGAGTAACCAGCCGGTCGACCTGGACTTTTCGCCGACCGCCTACACCCTCGCCGCCGAGCACCACCTGGCTCTGGTCGTCGACTCCAAGGACCCGCTGTTCCTCGACTGCAACACCGGCGCCGGAAAGCTCGGACTCACCTCCAGCATCGCCGATCCCTCGTGGCTCGAGGTACCGGTGCGCCGGCCCGCCGAGAACGGAGAGAACCAGTGA
- a CDS encoding MMPL family transporter produces MVRVASWCFRRAPWVLVLWLAALGALGFAAQRSGAAYRDTVALPAADSSVAADLLRGAGASGTEESVVVGSSTGPVDAGSARARVGELVGRLRDVSHVVSVAGWGTPPARVSADHRVAVLTVRFDAEAETLGQPVADELAGVVRDAGGNGLTAGVSGQLAELSAAPPDLGNAAIGLVAAAIVLLVTFGSLTCVVLPVLTASVSVGCALAAVALLSHLMTIPRISTEIAALLGLGVGVDYALFVLTRYRQGIQDGLAAEQALAAAASTSCRSVVFAGVTVCVSLLGMLTVGMAFLNGIAVAAAVSVLLTMVAAVTLFPALLRLLGKRMKVRPATTGGFWSRLAHSVTARPAPYAAAAVLVIAALSLPMSGLRLGVPGAHLDPPGSVTEVAANLLEDGFGSGSDGPVLLVSQLTGEGDRASVEALRAAVLPRAEVGEAAYLPSPDGPVAVLTAVPKTAPDDPATTDLLAWLRSTATAVGGPPVHLGGAVATQADFSAAIAGRLPLFLLSVVGLSVLVLAWVFRSVLIPLTAAVMNLLTAAATTGVVVWVFGQPVEPYLPVFLFAGLFGLSMDYEVFLISRMQEQWRRGSDTRAAIVSGLVATGRTITAAALIMALVFFSFAFADARVVREAGAGLAVAVLLDAALIRCVLVPAVMIRLGRANWWFPRRLRSREHHPPETAPPDDKPGEHAYADR; encoded by the coding sequence ATGGTACGAGTCGCATCGTGGTGCTTTCGCCGGGCGCCGTGGGTGCTCGTCCTGTGGCTGGCCGCTCTCGGTGCACTCGGGTTCGCCGCGCAGCGCAGCGGCGCCGCCTATCGCGACACGGTCGCGTTACCCGCTGCGGACAGCTCGGTGGCGGCCGACCTGCTGCGTGGTGCGGGCGCGTCCGGGACCGAGGAAAGCGTCGTGGTCGGGTCGTCCACCGGTCCCGTCGACGCGGGATCGGCACGTGCCCGGGTCGGCGAGCTCGTGGGCCGGCTGCGCGACGTTTCGCACGTGGTCTCGGTCGCGGGCTGGGGGACCCCGCCCGCCCGGGTCTCGGCCGATCACCGGGTCGCGGTGCTCACGGTCCGGTTCGACGCCGAAGCGGAGACACTGGGGCAGCCGGTGGCCGACGAGCTGGCAGGCGTCGTGCGCGATGCCGGCGGAAACGGCCTCACCGCAGGGGTTTCCGGGCAGCTCGCCGAGCTGAGCGCCGCCCCGCCCGATCTCGGGAACGCCGCGATCGGGCTGGTCGCCGCCGCGATCGTCCTCCTGGTGACGTTCGGCTCGCTGACGTGCGTCGTGCTTCCGGTGCTGACGGCTTCGGTGTCGGTGGGCTGCGCGCTCGCGGCGGTGGCGCTGCTGTCGCACCTGATGACGATCCCGAGGATCAGCACTGAGATCGCCGCGCTGCTCGGCCTCGGAGTCGGGGTGGACTACGCGCTGTTCGTGCTCACTCGGTACCGGCAAGGAATCCAGGACGGCCTCGCCGCGGAGCAGGCACTCGCCGCCGCGGCCTCGACGTCGTGCCGAAGCGTCGTGTTCGCCGGGGTGACCGTGTGCGTGTCGCTGCTCGGCATGCTCACCGTCGGAATGGCTTTTCTCAACGGGATCGCGGTCGCCGCAGCCGTGTCGGTGCTGCTGACCATGGTCGCCGCGGTGACCCTTTTCCCCGCGCTGCTCAGACTTCTGGGCAAGCGGATGAAGGTCCGGCCGGCCACCACCGGAGGGTTCTGGTCGCGGCTGGCACACTCGGTGACCGCTCGGCCGGCGCCCTACGCGGCGGCCGCGGTACTGGTGATCGCCGCGCTTTCGCTGCCGATGTCGGGTCTGCGGCTCGGGGTCCCGGGTGCGCACCTCGATCCGCCGGGCAGCGTCACCGAGGTCGCCGCGAATCTCCTCGAAGACGGCTTCGGGTCGGGCTCCGACGGCCCGGTACTGCTCGTGAGCCAGCTGACCGGGGAGGGCGACCGGGCTTCGGTGGAAGCCCTGCGCGCGGCGGTGCTTCCTCGCGCCGAGGTGGGCGAAGCTGCCTACCTGCCCAGTCCCGACGGACCTGTCGCGGTCCTGACGGCGGTACCGAAGACAGCGCCCGACGACCCGGCCACCACTGACCTGCTGGCATGGCTGCGTTCCACGGCCACCGCGGTCGGCGGCCCGCCGGTCCACCTCGGCGGCGCGGTGGCGACTCAGGCCGACTTCTCCGCCGCGATCGCCGGACGGCTGCCGCTGTTCCTGCTCAGCGTCGTGGGCCTCTCGGTCCTGGTGCTGGCCTGGGTGTTCCGCAGCGTGCTGATCCCGCTGACCGCGGCGGTGATGAACCTGCTCACCGCGGCGGCCACCACGGGGGTGGTGGTGTGGGTGTTCGGGCAGCCGGTCGAACCGTACCTGCCGGTGTTCCTGTTCGCGGGCCTGTTCGGGCTGTCGATGGACTACGAGGTCTTCCTCATCTCGCGCATGCAGGAGCAGTGGCGCCGCGGGAGCGACACCCGGGCCGCCATCGTCTCCGGGCTCGTGGCGACCGGACGGACCATCACCGCGGCCGCGCTGATCATGGCGCTGGTGTTCTTCTCGTTCGCGTTCGCCGACGCCCGGGTGGTGCGGGAGGCGGGCGCCGGGCTGGCGGTCGCGGTGCTCCTGGACGCGGCGCTGATCCGCTGTGTGCTGGTCCCCGCGGTGATGATCCGGCTCGGCCGGGCGAACTGGTGGTTCCCGCGGCGATTGCGTTCCCGTGAGCACCACCCGCCGGAAACCGCGCCGCCGGATGACAAACCCGGGGAGCACGCTTATGCCGACCGTTGA
- a CDS encoding PucR family transcriptional regulator: MGDRESREISDDRRRTVPLPRNTSQAGRLWCSLPTGLARRFRPHADPLARHILAEVQRAVPEYAKPLEGEFGKMIVLAIEQAVLSCLDSALYSADSALDGAPDSALNSAEDRGVTPGDHAKLFVEVGKRIHHDGGSLNSLQAAYRAGGRAAWRYISRFGQTHRVPASVLCVSAEAIFAYVDEISAHSVTGYTAAQARSAGTLERRRRRLLDLLLAVPASSPAAVETAARAAKWEIPASLTVIAFAPRDEQHPPLTLHLPDDVLLDFESSTAYLVTPDRDRDARALENLTTGWRAAIGSRVHPRTAATSLQLARRTLDLVRRGLIADRPVTRSEEHLSTLWLLQDRSLLDQLSAKVLAPFADLTVKQQLRLAETLLSWLDHNGSTPDIAQALGIHPQTVRYRVGQLTALMGERLTDPLSRLEMQIALRAHQLLGTRPPGECPDGEG, translated from the coding sequence ATGGGAGACCGGGAGAGCCGGGAAATCTCGGACGACCGGCGGCGGACGGTGCCGCTGCCCCGGAACACCAGTCAGGCTGGCCGGCTGTGGTGTTCACTGCCGACCGGGCTCGCGCGCCGCTTCCGGCCGCACGCCGACCCCTTGGCACGCCACATCCTCGCCGAAGTCCAGCGAGCGGTGCCGGAGTACGCGAAACCGCTCGAGGGCGAGTTCGGCAAGATGATCGTGCTCGCTATCGAACAGGCCGTGCTCAGCTGTCTCGACAGTGCCCTCTACAGCGCCGACAGTGCGCTCGACGGTGCCCCCGACAGTGCGCTCAACAGTGCCGAGGACCGGGGGGTCACCCCGGGCGACCACGCGAAGCTGTTCGTGGAAGTCGGCAAGCGCATCCACCACGACGGTGGAAGCCTGAACTCGCTGCAGGCCGCCTACCGGGCGGGCGGCCGGGCCGCCTGGCGCTACATCTCCCGGTTCGGCCAGACCCACCGCGTGCCGGCTTCGGTGCTGTGCGTCAGCGCGGAGGCCATTTTTGCTTACGTAGACGAGATTTCCGCGCATTCGGTCACCGGGTACACCGCGGCGCAGGCCCGTTCGGCCGGGACGCTCGAACGGCGGCGCAGACGCCTGCTGGACCTCCTGCTGGCGGTTCCGGCTTCGTCGCCGGCCGCGGTGGAGACGGCCGCCCGAGCCGCGAAGTGGGAGATCCCAGCCTCGCTCACGGTCATCGCGTTCGCACCGCGCGACGAGCAGCACCCGCCGCTCACCCTGCACCTGCCCGACGACGTACTGCTCGATTTCGAAAGCAGCACAGCGTATCTGGTGACTCCGGACCGGGACCGCGACGCGCGCGCCCTCGAGAACCTGACGACCGGCTGGCGCGCCGCGATCGGGTCCCGCGTCCATCCCCGCACAGCGGCGACCTCGCTGCAGCTGGCCCGCCGGACCCTGGACCTCGTCCGGCGCGGCCTGATCGCGGACCGGCCGGTGACCCGCAGCGAGGAACACCTGTCGACGCTCTGGCTGCTGCAGGACAGATCGCTGCTCGACCAGCTGTCGGCGAAGGTCCTCGCCCCGTTCGCGGACCTGACCGTCAAACAGCAGCTCCGGCTGGCCGAGACGTTGCTGAGCTGGTTGGACCACAACGGAAGCACCCCGGACATCGCCCAGGCCCTCGGCATCCACCCGCAGACGGTCCGCTACCGCGTCGGCCAGCTGACCGCGCTCATGGGTGAGCGGCTCACCGATCCCCTGTCCCGGCTGGAAATGCAGATCGCGCTGCGCGCCCACCAGCTGCTCGGCACCCGGCCACCGGGAGAATGCCCCGACGGCGAAGGCTGA
- a CDS encoding SAM-dependent methyltransferase, with amino-acid sequence MTSSRRDGDTWDAASGVGATATMSAAVRAIATRADRSLFADPLAEPLVRAVGIDLLTRLATGETPPGDLVAGLWIDLAKVRGRFYDEFFAGATDAGVTQAVILASGLDSRAYRLPWPAGTVVYELDQPEVIAFKTRALAEHGAAPTAERRAVGVDLRDDWPAALRAAGFDPARPTAWSAEGLLSYLPPEAQDRLLDTVTELSAPGSRIATESKPVPRPGDEAETKEGLRRLSARWREQSFDTDPARLRYFGERNEVGPYLTGLGWSLDGSTVRDLFAAHGFTLPEHGDLGMGDLRYVRGRLGETGP; translated from the coding sequence ATGACGTCCTCCCGCCGGGACGGAGACACCTGGGACGCGGCCTCCGGCGTCGGCGCGACCGCCACGATGTCCGCGGCGGTCCGGGCGATCGCGACCCGCGCGGATCGTTCGCTCTTCGCCGACCCGCTCGCCGAACCCCTCGTCCGCGCCGTCGGTATCGACCTGCTCACCCGGCTGGCGACCGGCGAGACGCCGCCGGGCGACCTGGTCGCCGGGCTGTGGATCGACCTGGCCAAGGTGCGGGGCAGGTTCTACGACGAGTTCTTCGCCGGCGCGACGGACGCGGGAGTCACGCAGGCCGTGATCCTGGCCTCCGGACTGGATTCCCGCGCGTACCGGCTGCCGTGGCCGGCCGGGACGGTGGTGTACGAACTCGACCAGCCGGAGGTCATCGCGTTCAAGACCCGCGCGCTGGCCGAGCACGGCGCCGCGCCGACCGCCGAACGGCGGGCGGTCGGAGTCGATCTGCGCGACGACTGGCCCGCCGCACTGCGTGCCGCCGGCTTCGACCCGGCCCGGCCCACCGCGTGGAGTGCCGAGGGCCTGCTGAGCTACTTGCCGCCCGAAGCGCAGGATCGCCTGCTGGACACCGTCACCGAGCTGAGCGCGCCGGGAAGCCGGATCGCCACCGAAAGCAAGCCCGTCCCGCGGCCGGGCGACGAGGCCGAGACGAAGGAAGGACTGCGGCGTCTTTCCGCACGGTGGCGCGAGCAGAGTTTCGATACCGATCCGGCGAGGCTGCGCTATTTCGGTGAGCGCAACGAAGTCGGTCCCTATCTGACCGGACTCGGCTGGTCGCTCGACGGCAGCACTGTCCGGGACCTGTTCGCTGCCCACGGTTTCACGCTTCCGGAGCACGGAGACCTGGGCATGGGCGACCTGCGTTACGTTCGTGGCCGGCTCGGTGAAACGGGGCCATAG
- a CDS encoding isochorismatase family protein — translation MTKHVLAGTDQELPFHPERAALLVIDMTNDFLAEGAPYECAGGRALLPRINRLIGLVRGRGLPVVCTTQVHHRDGADLGMVRYLHPLTGSGKALVEGTGGVALYPDLDFDPATGEFLVKRRYSAFYGTDLENFLRRRGIDSVIVTGVATHSCCEATARDALFRDFAVYFVSDATATVGLSDAGWGAFTAEEVQRFALTDVAHFLGRVGTTGELATLLGAAR, via the coding sequence ATGACCAAGCACGTACTGGCGGGCACCGATCAGGAACTGCCCTTTCACCCCGAGCGCGCGGCGCTGCTGGTCATCGATATGACCAACGATTTCCTGGCCGAAGGAGCGCCGTACGAATGCGCCGGCGGGCGGGCCCTGCTCCCGCGGATCAACCGGCTCATCGGCCTCGTCCGCGGCCGTGGCCTGCCCGTGGTGTGCACCACGCAGGTGCACCACCGCGACGGCGCCGACCTGGGGATGGTGCGCTACCTGCATCCGCTCACCGGCAGCGGGAAGGCACTGGTGGAGGGGACCGGGGGCGTGGCACTGTACCCGGACCTCGACTTCGACCCGGCCACCGGCGAGTTCCTGGTCAAGCGCCGCTATTCCGCGTTCTACGGCACCGACCTGGAGAACTTCCTGCGCCGCCGCGGGATCGACTCGGTGATCGTCACCGGGGTCGCCACCCACTCCTGCTGCGAGGCGACCGCACGGGACGCGCTCTTCCGGGACTTCGCGGTGTACTTCGTGTCCGACGCCACCGCGACCGTCGGCCTCTCCGACGCGGGGTGGGGAGCTTTCACCGCCGAGGAGGTGCAGCGCTTCGCGCTCACCGACGTCGCGCACTTCCTCGGCCGGGTCGGCACCACCGGGGAACTGGCCACGCTGCTGGGTGCGGCCCGATGA
- a CDS encoding AMP-binding protein, which produces MAERVRSFAEAVLARAEAAPDGELVRLAGERGWTAAGLAERAGALARGLASLAGPGDLVATALRNGPEAVALTTALSMLGAVELPLPPELDAGWARRLAKSGGCVATVADSARLRGEPHLGGLAGSTGSTVVTDGPGGIALAELAADGGRLPSFVPSDGSPALVMTTSGTTGKPKGAVLPNGAALGQARRVQRAMRYDGSDVLYNFFPWQHINARHAAFLPAVLGGAVLVVDRGFSASRFWEVARAEGVTAFNFMGAVCVLLLRRPPDGRPHPVRRAYGGPAPAWLVHEMAERFGVRLLQAYACTELGDVATTPAGELRPGAAGRPVPEYEVRTVDGELLVRPRHPDLTFTHYLGEPEATEAAWQDGWFRTGDQVRVQDGWLYFEGRSADVIRRRGINISAAGVEEAAASMPGVTAAAAVAVPSELTEDEVLLVVVPAGDTLDPRAVREHCAARLPRHAVPRYVSVEKDLPRNGSFKLVRAPLRDRGLPPGVWDAESEGAA; this is translated from the coding sequence ATGGCCGAGCGCGTCCGTTCCTTCGCCGAGGCCGTGCTGGCGCGAGCCGAGGCCGCGCCGGACGGTGAGCTGGTCCGGCTGGCGGGTGAACGCGGGTGGACCGCAGCCGGCCTCGCCGAGCGCGCGGGCGCGCTCGCACGGGGGCTGGCTTCGCTGGCCGGCCCGGGTGATCTGGTCGCGACTGCGCTGCGCAACGGACCGGAGGCGGTCGCGCTGACCACCGCGCTGTCGATGCTGGGCGCCGTCGAACTCCCGCTGCCGCCCGAGCTGGACGCGGGGTGGGCGCGGCGCCTGGCGAAGTCCGGCGGCTGCGTCGCCACGGTCGCCGACTCCGCCCGGCTGCGCGGTGAACCACATCTCGGCGGGCTCGCCGGGTCCACCGGGTCCACTGTGGTCACCGACGGGCCGGGCGGAATCGCGTTGGCCGAGCTGGCCGCCGATGGCGGCAGGCTGCCCTCGTTCGTGCCCTCGGACGGCAGCCCGGCGCTGGTGATGACGACCTCGGGCACCACCGGCAAGCCGAAGGGCGCGGTCCTGCCGAACGGCGCGGCGCTCGGCCAGGCGCGGCGGGTCCAGCGGGCGATGCGCTACGACGGTTCGGACGTGCTCTACAACTTCTTTCCCTGGCAGCACATCAACGCCCGGCACGCGGCGTTCCTGCCCGCGGTCTTGGGCGGCGCGGTGCTGGTCGTGGACCGGGGGTTCTCCGCGTCGCGCTTCTGGGAGGTGGCACGCGCCGAGGGCGTCACGGCGTTCAACTTCATGGGCGCGGTGTGCGTGCTGCTGCTGCGCCGTCCCCCGGACGGCAGGCCCCATCCGGTCCGGCGCGCCTACGGCGGTCCGGCGCCGGCCTGGCTCGTGCACGAGATGGCCGAGCGGTTCGGCGTCCGGTTGCTGCAGGCCTACGCGTGCACCGAGCTCGGGGACGTGGCGACCACGCCGGCCGGCGAGCTGCGCCCCGGAGCGGCGGGCCGGCCGGTGCCGGAGTACGAAGTCCGCACTGTGGACGGCGAACTGCTCGTCCGTCCCCGGCACCCGGACCTGACCTTCACCCACTACCTCGGCGAGCCGGAAGCGACCGAGGCGGCCTGGCAGGACGGCTGGTTCCGTACCGGCGACCAGGTTCGCGTGCAGGACGGCTGGCTGTACTTCGAAGGCCGGTCCGCGGACGTGATCCGGCGCCGTGGGATCAACATCAGCGCGGCCGGGGTGGAGGAGGCGGCCGCGTCGATGCCCGGCGTCACGGCCGCCGCCGCGGTGGCCGTCCCGTCGGAGCTCACCGAGGACGAGGTTCTGCTGGTGGTCGTGCCCGCGGGAGACACCCTCGACCCGCGAGCCGTCCGCGAGCACTGCGCGGCCCGGCTGCCCCGGCATGCCGTGCCCCGGTACGTGAGCGTGGAGAAAGACCTGCCGCGCAACGGGAGTTTCAAACTCGTCCGGGCGCCGTTGCGGGACCGGGGACTGCCACCGGGTGTGTGGGACGCGGAGAGCGAAGGAGCGGCATGA
- a CDS encoding acyl-CoA dehydrogenase family protein: MGKFEEVLAELAERKDEFGRQRYVPRDFVEKLKPLGVYRASTPVRFGGDPMPPARFLRMIERISAVDGSTGWVASFGSQLVYLGSLPLESQAKMFAGGPDVVFAGALFPVQDAVPTERGYRVSGRWKFASGSMAADIICVGIPGDDASAGKPRGALLRPEDVEIVQDWDVEGMRGTGSFDLVVKDVEVPREWTFVRGGAPLLDEPLYQYPAITYAAQSLSVVSAGVARAVLDFAEEVGSGRASITGAPKLADRAYYRAAIAEAEASLRSARAYFYEAAEEAWQSILDGAGVSDRENAHLRLSAAHLARTASEVVDRVVSVSGTAVIFNEHPLRRLVADAKVPQSHAFLSLAMYDAAGAVFMGQPPTVPAFR; the protein is encoded by the coding sequence GTGGGAAAGTTCGAAGAGGTGCTCGCCGAGCTGGCCGAGCGGAAGGACGAGTTCGGCCGGCAGCGGTACGTGCCGCGCGACTTCGTCGAGAAGCTCAAACCGCTCGGCGTCTACCGGGCCTCCACCCCCGTCCGGTTCGGCGGGGACCCGATGCCGCCGGCGCGGTTCCTGCGGATGATCGAGCGGATCTCGGCGGTCGACGGTTCGACGGGCTGGGTGGCCAGTTTCGGCTCCCAGCTGGTCTACCTCGGCTCCCTGCCGCTGGAGTCGCAGGCGAAGATGTTCGCGGGCGGGCCGGACGTGGTGTTCGCCGGCGCGCTGTTCCCGGTGCAGGACGCCGTCCCGACCGAGCGCGGCTACCGGGTCAGCGGCCGGTGGAAGTTCGCCAGCGGCAGCATGGCCGCGGACATCATCTGCGTCGGCATCCCCGGGGACGACGCTTCCGCCGGCAAGCCGCGGGGCGCGCTGCTGCGGCCGGAGGACGTCGAGATCGTCCAGGACTGGGACGTCGAGGGGATGCGCGGTACGGGGTCGTTCGACCTGGTGGTGAAGGACGTCGAGGTGCCGCGGGAGTGGACCTTCGTGCGCGGCGGCGCGCCCCTGCTCGACGAGCCGCTGTACCAGTACCCGGCGATCACCTACGCGGCCCAGTCGCTGTCGGTGGTCTCCGCCGGCGTCGCGCGTGCTGTGCTCGACTTCGCCGAGGAGGTCGGCAGCGGGCGTGCGAGCATCACCGGCGCACCGAAGCTCGCCGACCGTGCCTACTACCGTGCGGCGATCGCCGAAGCCGAGGCCTCGTTGCGCTCGGCGCGCGCCTATTTCTACGAAGCGGCCGAGGAAGCGTGGCAGAGCATCCTGGACGGCGCCGGGGTGAGCGATCGCGAGAACGCGCACCTGCGGCTTTCGGCGGCGCATCTGGCGCGTACGGCGTCGGAGGTCGTGGATCGGGTCGTGTCGGTCTCCGGCACCGCGGTGATCTTCAACGAGCATCCGCTGCGCCGGCTCGTGGCCGACGCCAAGGTGCCGCAGTCGCACGCCTTCCTGAGCCTGGCGATGTACGACGCGGCGGGCGCCGTCTTCATGGGACAACCACCGACCGTGCCCGCCTTCCGCTGA
- a CDS encoding alpha/beta fold hydrolase: MTDCVRKAYADTSLGQVHYAEAGSGPVLVLLHQTPRSHDEFRELQPLLAAEHRVLALDMPGFGQSVRLPAPQTIEAFAGGVLAFLDALGLAEVAVLGHHTGGAVGIELAARIPERVRSLVLSSTPWTGPEYRAAHAGRTTVDEVAPTEDGQHLVEMWGIRRPYYPPGRADLRDRFLHDALAPGVDPAEGHRACVRYRMEERIGLVRAPVLLIGGEADPFALPDLPRLERRLVHAGHRRVTTVAGGMVPLMEQCPEQVAAAVLPFLRD, translated from the coding sequence ATGACTGACTGCGTCCGCAAGGCCTATGCCGACACCTCGCTGGGCCAGGTGCACTACGCGGAGGCGGGCAGCGGCCCGGTCCTGGTGCTGCTGCACCAGACCCCGCGTTCGCACGACGAGTTCCGCGAACTGCAGCCGCTGCTGGCGGCCGAACATCGCGTACTCGCCCTCGACATGCCCGGTTTCGGGCAGAGTGTCCGGTTACCCGCGCCGCAGACCATCGAGGCGTTCGCCGGTGGGGTGCTGGCCTTCCTCGACGCGCTGGGACTGGCGGAGGTGGCGGTGCTCGGCCACCACACCGGGGGAGCGGTCGGGATCGAGCTGGCCGCCCGGATCCCGGAACGCGTGCGGTCGTTGGTCCTGTCCTCCACCCCGTGGACGGGACCGGAGTACCGGGCCGCGCACGCCGGCCGGACCACCGTGGACGAGGTCGCACCCACCGAGGACGGGCAGCACCTGGTCGAAATGTGGGGCATTCGGCGCCCGTACTACCCACCCGGGCGCGCGGACCTGCGCGACCGCTTCCTGCACGACGCGCTCGCCCCCGGCGTCGACCCCGCCGAGGGGCACCGCGCCTGCGTGCGCTACCGGATGGAGGAGCGGATCGGGCTGGTCAGGGCGCCGGTCCTGCTGATCGGCGGCGAGGCGGACCCGTTCGCGCTGCCCGATCTGCCCCGGCTCGAACGGCGGCTGGTGCACGCGGGCCACCGCCGGGTGACGACGGTTGCCGGCGGCATGGTTCCGTTGATGGAGCAGTGCCCGGAGCAGGTCGCCGCCGCGGTGCTGCCCTTTCTGCGCGACTGA